A stretch of the Cheilinus undulatus linkage group 11, ASM1832078v1, whole genome shotgun sequence genome encodes the following:
- the dalrd3 gene encoding DALR anticodon-binding domain-containing protein 3, with the protein MENTEESSPLRITPTVRALSSALRGKRENVSNSSRENGDRIFPDPEKLWFKESSAKNLRNRDFLSPTTMLNTLYADGQVPPAVMSRVLSLHGSGVLPVAGGEVMGEGLRVRVDRAAAFRSVLAGGAMEYLKPPSQRQGCVVLNCPALHPRPNTLTPETLTLGQLRTVLLADHMGALLRRQGFSVSYCPTLPEDSNIITFLRALGIDWPAAEANWTNEEREDKIQAALENSPYRQRETERGRRTSGGGRKREEEENEGALRVNLKRVFQEEGLLGYDPSLGTCTVHRDSVSHLAQLDLATADCTVPMATVLHVTSCQDEFRQQQIAVLWRASGATHTQRHLVCGPVKTPGSQLTAAQYLQLRRGQMKEASEMKYGDQVEGQTWEDIIRVMTSATVRFELLSTVHTSPVTLDVQREGGVSTKGPRGGVFVMYNCARLHTLFDSYERGVEKGLYPEIPESSQLDFSALKEEGEWLLLFNYLIPFSELMDQSGQALDCEGGGARVNIKTEQICKFLVSLSKDFSSYYNRVHVLGEPLPHLFNQMFCRLYLLRALRELYHSALDTLNLPPIRQL; encoded by the exons ATGGAGAATACCGAGGAGTCTTCGCCCCTCCGGATCACCCCTACTGTCCGGGCACTGAGCTCCGCACTGCGAGGAAAGCGTGAAAATGTTTCCAATTCCAGCCGGGAGAACGGGGACAGGATCTTTCCCGATCCGGAGAAGCTTTGGTTTAAGGAGAGTAGTGCTAAAAATCTGCGAAACAGGGACTTCTTGTCACCGACCACGATGCTCAACACGCTGTATGCGGACGGACAG GTCCCTCCAGCAGTGATGTCCAGGGTCCTGTCCCTCCATGGCAGTGGGGTCCTCCCTGTGGCTGGTGGGGAGGTAATGGGTGAGGGGTTGCGGGTGAGGGTGGACCGGGCTGCCGCCTTCAGGTCTGTCCTGGCAGGTGGAGCCATGGAGTACCTGAAGCCGCCAAGTCAGAGACAAGGCTGCGTGGTGTTAAACTGCCCTGCACTGCACCCTAGACCTAATACACTCACTCCTGAGACGCTGACTCTGGGTCAGTTGAGGACTGTTCTGTTGGCTGACCACATGGGGGCGCTGTTGAGAAGACAGGG ATTTTCAGTGTCCTACTGCCCCACACTTCCCGAAGACAGCAACATCATCACCTTTCTTCGAGCTCTGGGCATTGATTGGCCAGCAGCTGAAGCCAACTGGACCAATGAAGAAAGGGAGGATAAGATTCAGGCGGCACTGGAAAACTCTCCgtacagacagagagaaacagagagaggcagaaggaccagtggaggagggaggaagagggaagaggaggagaatgaAGGAGCACTTAGGGTCAACCTGAAACGAGTGTTCCAAGAGGAGGGTCTTCTGGGATATGACCCCAGCCTTGGGACTTGCACAG tacacAGAGACAGTGTTTCTCACCTCGCACAGCTGGACCTAGCCACAGCAGACTGCACA GTACCCATGGCAACAGTGTTAcatgtgacttcctgtcaggaTGAGTTCCGCCAGCAGCAGATAGCAGTGTTGTGGAGAGCAAGTGGTGCAACACATACACAG AGACATCTGGTGTGTGGGCCTGTGAAAACTCCTGGTTCTCAGCTCACTGCTGCACAGTACCTGCA GCTCAGGAGGGGTCAGATGAAGGAGGCCTCAGAGATGAAGTATGGAGATCAAGTGGAAG GTCAAACATGGGAAGACATCATCAGGGTCATGACTTCCGCCACAGTCCGATTTGAGCTGCTGTCGACAGTCCACACAAGTCCT GTGACACTGGATGTCCAAAGAGAAGGTGGCGTATCCACCAAAGGGCCAAGAGGGGGGGTATTTGTGATGTACAACTGTGCCAGACTGCACACTTTGTTTGACAGCTACGAGAGAGGAGTGGAGAAGG GTTTATACCCAGAAATCCCTGAAAGCTCCCAGCTAGACTTCTCTGCCTTGAAAGAAGAG GGTGAGTGGCTTCTCCTGTTTAACTATCTCATCCCATTTTCTGAGCTGATGGACCAATCAGGACAAGCGTTAGACTGTGAAGGGGGAGGGGCCAGAGTCAACATTAAGACCGAACAG ATCTGTAAATTTCTTGTGTCACTCAGCAAAGACTTCAGCTCATATTACAACAGAGTCCACGTGTTGGGG GAGCCCTTGCCTCATCTCTTTAACCAGATGTTTTGTCGACTGTATCTGTTGAGAGCATTGAGAGAGCTCTACCACAGTGCTCTGGACACCCTTAACCTTCCCCCCATCAGGCAGCTATAG